A single window of Narcine bancroftii isolate sNarBan1 chromosome 1, sNarBan1.hap1, whole genome shotgun sequence DNA harbors:
- the LOC138736104 gene encoding thymosin beta-10 has product MADKPDFREVASFDKSKLKKTDTEVKNTLPTKETIDQEKKAESS; this is encoded by the exons ATGGCAGACAAACCAGATTTCAGGGAGGTTGCATCTTTTGACAAGAGCAAGTTAAAGAAAACGGACACAGAAGTGAAGAACACTCTTCCCACAAAAGAAA CTATTGATCAAGAGAAGAAGGCAGAGAGCAGCTAG